From the Salvelinus alpinus chromosome 32, SLU_Salpinus.1, whole genome shotgun sequence genome, one window contains:
- the erlin1 gene encoding erlin-1 — protein sequence MTMTHVGAVVGAVTAVMAILLHSSIHKIEEGHLAVYYRGGALLTTPNGPGYHIMMPFLTTYRSVQTTLQTDEIKNVPCGTSGGVMIYFDRIEVVNMLVPSSVVDTVKNYTADYDKTLIFNKIHHELNQFCSVHTLQEVYIELFDIIDENLKIALQKDLNSMAPGLTIQAVRVTKPKIPEAIRRNFELMEGEKTRLLVTVQTQKVVEKEAETERKKAVIEAQKLAEVAQIHFQQKVMEKETEKRISEIEDTAFLAKMKARADAEYYTAAKFAEANRLKLTPEYLELMKYQAIAANSKIYFGQDIPNMFVEGHSPTQDPEPPKASEQARH from the exons ATGACAATGACTCACGTGGGGGCAGTAGTTGGTGCAGTAACTGCAGTGATGGCCATCCTGCTGCACTCCTCCATTCACAAGATAGAGGAGGGACACCTAGCTGTTTACTACAG AGGAGGAGCTTTGCTTACCACACCCAACGGCCCGGGATACCACATTATGATGCCCTTTCTTACCACCTACAGATCAGTACAG ACGACTCTTCAAACTGATGAGATAAAGAACGTGCCTTGTGGAACTAG TGGGGGAGTGATGATCTACTTCGACCGTATAGAGGTGGTCAACATGCTGGTGCCCTCATCTG TGGTGGACACGGTGAagaactacacagctgattatGACAAAACTTTAATTTTCAACAAGATTCACCACGAACTCAACCAATTCTGCAGCGTACACACTTTACAGGAGGTCTACATTGAGCTGTTTG ACATCATTGATGAGAACCTGAAGATCGCTCTGCAGAAAGACCTCAACTCTATGGCGCCTGGACTGAcgatacag GCTGTCCGAGTCACCAAGCCCAAAATCCCAGAGGCCATCAGGAGAAACTTTGAGCTCAT ggagggggagaagactcgtctgttggtaacagttcaGACTCAGAAGGTTGTGGAGAAAGAAGCTGAGACCGAGAGGAAGAAAGCCGTCATCG AGGCTCAGAAGCTGGCTGAAGTAGCACAGATTCATTTCCAACAGAAGGTGATGGAGAAAGAGACTGAGAAGAGGATCTCTGAGATAGAGG ACACTGCGTTCTTGGCAAAAATGAAGGCCAGGGCTGATGCGGAGTATTATACAGCAGCTAAGTTTGCTGAAGCTAACAGG TTGAAGTTAACACCCGAGTACCTTGAGTTGATGAAGTACCAGGCGATAGCAGCCAACAGTAAGATCTACTTCGGCCAGGACATCCCTAACATGTTTGTCGAGGGACACAGCCCTACCCAGGACCCTGAGCCCCCGAAAGCCTCTGAACAGGCCAGACACTAA